The proteins below are encoded in one region of Mycobacterium pseudokansasii:
- a CDS encoding bifunctional FO biosynthesis protein CofGH, with translation MPLTSRQESTALPHPVAPPRPGASALRRVLRRARDGVLLNLDEAAVAMTARGDELADLCASAARVRDAGLQSAGRRGPEGRLPITYSRKVFIPLTHLCRDTCHYCTFVSVPGKLRAHGVGMYLEPGEILDVARRGAELGCKEALFTLGDRPEDRWPEAREWLDARGYDSTLSYVRAMAVRVLEETGLLPHLNPGVMSWSEMSRLKPVAPSMGMMLETTSPRLFDTKGLAHYGSPDKDPAVRLRTLTDAGRLSIPFTTGLLVGIGETLAERADTLHAIRKVHKEFGHIQEVIVQNFRAKKHTAMAAVPDAGIDDYLATVAVARLVLGPGMRIQAPPNLVSRDDCLALIAAGVDDWGGVSPLTPDHVNPERPWPALDDLAAVTAEAGYDLVQRLTAQPRYVQAGAAWIDPRVRRHVAALADPATGFARDVNPVGMPWQEPDDMASAGRVDLNAAIDTKGRNTEARSDLDSAFGDWESIRSQVHDLAARAPERIDTDVLAALRSAERDPAGCSDEEYLALAAADGPALEAVVALADSLRRDAVGDDVTFVVNRNINFTNICYTGCRFCAFAQRKGDADAYSLSVDEVADRAWEAHVAGATEVCMQGGIDPELPVTGYADLVRAVKARVPEMHVHAFSPMEIANGVTKSGLSIREWLISLRAAGLGTIPGTAAEILDDEVRWVLTKGKLPTSLWVEIVTTAHEVGLRSSSTMMYGHVDTPRHWIAHLNVLRDIQDRTGGFTEFVPLPFVHQNSPLYLAGAARPGPTQRDNRAVHALARIMLHGRIPHIQTSWVKLGVAGTQVMLNGGADDLGGTLMEETISRMAGSEYGSAKTVAELEAIAEGIGRPARQRTTTYALLAAQERIRARA, from the coding sequence GTGCCACTGACTTCGCGCCAGGAGTCCACAGCTCTGCCTCACCCCGTGGCGCCGCCCCGACCCGGTGCGTCGGCGCTGCGGCGGGTGCTGCGGCGGGCTCGAGACGGGGTCTTGCTGAATCTTGATGAGGCGGCCGTCGCCATGACGGCGCGCGGCGACGAACTGGCCGACCTGTGCGCCAGCGCGGCGCGGGTACGCGACGCGGGTTTGCAGTCGGCCGGGCGGCGCGGCCCGGAGGGTCGGCTGCCGATCACCTACTCGCGCAAGGTCTTCATCCCGCTCACCCATCTTTGCCGCGACACCTGCCACTACTGCACGTTCGTCAGTGTTCCGGGCAAACTGCGCGCCCACGGCGTCGGGATGTACCTGGAACCCGGCGAGATCCTCGACGTGGCTCGGCGCGGAGCCGAACTGGGTTGTAAGGAAGCATTATTCACACTCGGGGACCGTCCGGAGGATCGTTGGCCGGAGGCGCGTGAGTGGCTCGACGCACGCGGCTACGACTCCACACTGTCCTACGTGCGCGCGATGGCGGTACGGGTGCTGGAAGAAACCGGACTGCTTCCGCACCTAAACCCCGGGGTGATGAGCTGGTCGGAGATGTCGCGGCTCAAGCCGGTGGCGCCGTCGATGGGCATGATGCTGGAGACGACATCGCCGAGGTTGTTCGACACCAAGGGACTGGCACACTACGGCAGCCCGGACAAAGACCCGGCCGTGCGCTTGCGTACCCTGACCGACGCCGGCCGGCTCTCCATCCCGTTCACCACCGGCCTGCTGGTCGGCATCGGCGAGACGCTGGCCGAACGCGCCGATACCTTGCATGCAATTCGCAAGGTGCACAAGGAGTTCGGCCACATCCAGGAAGTGATCGTGCAGAACTTCCGGGCCAAGAAGCACACCGCCATGGCTGCCGTTCCCGACGCCGGGATCGACGACTACCTTGCGACGGTGGCGGTCGCGCGGCTGGTTCTCGGCCCCGGCATGCGCATTCAGGCGCCACCGAACCTGGTGTCCCGGGACGACTGCCTGGCGCTGATCGCCGCCGGCGTTGACGACTGGGGCGGTGTATCCCCGCTGACACCCGATCACGTCAACCCGGAACGGCCCTGGCCCGCGCTGGACGACCTGGCCGCCGTCACCGCGGAGGCCGGCTACGACCTGGTGCAGCGGCTGACCGCACAGCCCAGGTATGTGCAGGCGGGCGCGGCATGGATCGACCCGCGGGTGCGCAGACACGTTGCGGCCCTGGCCGATCCGGCGACCGGCTTCGCGCGTGACGTCAACCCGGTGGGCATGCCGTGGCAGGAGCCCGACGACATGGCGTCGGCGGGCCGGGTGGATCTCAACGCGGCGATCGACACCAAGGGCCGTAACACCGAGGCTCGCAGTGACCTCGACAGCGCCTTCGGCGACTGGGAATCCATCCGTTCGCAGGTGCACGATCTGGCGGCTCGCGCTCCCGAGCGCATCGACACCGATGTCCTTGCCGCACTGCGCTCGGCGGAACGGGACCCCGCCGGCTGCAGCGACGAGGAATACCTCGCCTTGGCTGCCGCCGACGGTCCAGCACTGGAAGCTGTTGTCGCACTGGCGGATTCATTGCGGCGCGATGCGGTCGGCGATGATGTGACGTTTGTGGTCAACCGCAACATCAACTTCACCAATATCTGCTACACCGGCTGCCGGTTCTGTGCCTTCGCCCAGCGAAAGGGCGACGCCGACGCGTACTCGCTGTCGGTCGACGAAGTCGCCGATCGCGCCTGGGAGGCTCACGTCGCCGGCGCCACCGAGGTGTGCATGCAGGGCGGTATCGACCCGGAACTGCCGGTCACCGGGTACGCCGATCTGGTGCGCGCGGTCAAAGCCCGGGTGCCGGAAATGCACGTGCACGCGTTTTCGCCGATGGAGATCGCCAACGGCGTGACCAAGAGCGGACTGAGCATCCGCGAGTGGCTGATCAGCCTGCGCGCGGCCGGACTGGGCACCATCCCGGGCACCGCCGCCGAGATTCTGGACGACGAGGTGCGCTGGGTGCTGACCAAGGGCAAGTTGCCGACGTCGTTGTGGGTAGAGATCGTGACCACCGCGCACGAGGTGGGGCTACGGTCGTCGTCGACCATGATGTACGGGCACGTCGACACCCCCCGGCATTGGATCGCCCACCTCAACGTGTTGCGTGATATCCAAGACCGCACCGGGGGCTTCACCGAGTTCGTACCGCTGCCGTTCGTCCACCAGAATTCACCGTTATATCTGGCGGGGGCGGCGCGACCCGGGCCCACTCAGCGCGACAACCGGGCGGTGCACGCCTTGGCGCGGATCATGCTGCACGGCCGTATCCCCCATATCCAGACCAGCTGGGTGAAGCTCGGCGTCGCCGGCACCCAGGTGATGCTCAACGGTGGCGCCGACGACCTCGGCGGCACGCTGATGGAGGAGACGATCTCGCGGATGGCCGGCTCCGAATACGGCTCGGCGAAAACCGTCGCCGAACTGGAGGCCATCGCCGAGGGGATAGGCCGGCCCGCGCGCCAGCGCACCACAACCTACGCCCTGCTGGCGGCCCAAGAGCGCATAAGAGCGCGGGCGTAA